A genomic window from Elstera cyanobacteriorum includes:
- a CDS encoding HigA family addiction module antitoxin, whose amino-acid sequence MMSKSSITIEKVNLPAIHPGEVLADEVAEAGLSVSALARALDVPQSRMADIIAGKRGITADTALRLAAYFGTSARLWLNLQSAYDLAVTEAKDGGHIAAVVRSRAA is encoded by the coding sequence ATGATGTCGAAATCGTCGATTACCATTGAGAAGGTTAACCTTCCGGCGATCCATCCCGGTGAAGTTCTAGCCGATGAAGTGGCCGAGGCTGGCCTGTCGGTTTCCGCCCTTGCCCGCGCTTTGGACGTGCCGCAGAGCCGGATGGCGGATATTATCGCGGGTAAACGCGGGATAACCGCCGATACCGCCCTGCGATTGGCGGCTTATTTCGGCACGTCGGCACGCCTCTGGCTGAATTTGCAGTCGGCCTACGATCTCGCCGTCACGGAAGCCAAGGATGGCGGGCATATCGCCGCCGTTGTTCGGTCCCGCGCCGCATAG
- a CDS encoding type II toxin-antitoxin system RelE/ParE family toxin — protein sequence MIKTAADKRTARFLAGERVAEFQAFERQAQRRLALLHEASCLADLMEFPSNRFEALQGDRKGQFSIRINVQWRICFIFSEGDAYDVEIVDYH from the coding sequence ATGATCAAAACTGCCGCAGACAAGCGAACGGCTCGGTTTCTCGCGGGTGAGCGGGTGGCGGAGTTTCAGGCTTTTGAACGGCAAGCCCAACGGCGGCTGGCGTTGCTGCACGAGGCGTCTTGCTTAGCCGATTTGATGGAGTTTCCGTCTAATCGGTTTGAAGCCTTGCAAGGGGATCGAAAGGGCCAGTTCAGCATCCGCATCAATGTCCAGTGGCGGATTTGCTTCATTTTCAGCGAGGGGGACGCCTATGATGTCGAAATCGTCGATTACCATTGA